The sequence TTCTTTTATGACAAATATTTAACCTTTTTGTATATTCAGGCACGCTTCCCGCTTTTAAGTCTGTACGAAAAACATCAGGAGGATGAAATGAAAAAAACAGTATTCCCTGCAATAGCAGTATTTCTCGCGGCAGGTGCCGCTTCAGCCATGGACGGCATGGAAATGGAGAAGCGGATTCACGCTTATGTTGCCTCTCCCGCAGAGATGACAGACGCGGCAGAAAGCTACAACGTGGAGCTCGAACTTCAGCGTTTCACAGGCAGGATTGAAAAAGGAGAGGTGATAAACGCATATGTGGCGCTGCCTGAGGAAATGGTTGATTCTTCCGGCAGTTATAACGTTGAGAACGATCTTAAGCGTTTTCTTGATAAAAGCTCGGAAAAAGGAGAAAGAATAAATGTTTATATTGCTTCTCCCGAGGAAATGGTTGATGCCGCAGGCTCTTACAGCCTTGAGAACGATTTGAAGCGGTTCGGTATCGAATAAAGGTTTGCCGGAACAGGGAAGGAGTCCATGAAGAGGGCTCCTTTTTTAGTTACTTGATCAAAAACGGGAATTTATCCTAAAGAAATATGATCTCCTGCCGATAAATAAAGAATAAGGAGAAAATTATGGATCTCACTTCACTTGCTTCCAGTTTTTCACAGATGAAACAATCCGAATATGCCATGCAGGCTTCCGTTACGGTTGCCAAAAAAGCTCTGGATGTTCAGGAAAGTCAGGGTGCCGCAGCTCTTAAGCTTATTCAGTCTGCGGAACTGCCTAAAAACTCCGGCGGGGAAAAAGGCAACTTTTTTGACGTTATCGCCTGATTACTTTTTCAGCTTGTGCGTGTGGGAGTAGTTAAAGCTGAAATTTCCCATGTCTGAAGTTGCGTATACTTTTCCGTATATCTTCATTTCCGCGTCTTCCGCAAGGTAAGCCTTTATAAATTCCTGTCCGGCGCGTCTCGGGTAAATGGTCATGCTGAATGACAAATTGCCCGTATTTTTCTCTTTTATCATGAAGCTTTCATTATCAGGATTTTTGCCCGACGCTATGATAGCTTTTCCCATAAGCACATTGTACGTGAAGCCGGTAATATACACGGGAAACAGGTTATCGTTTTTAATTGAAAGGTCAATGTTCAGATCGACCTTATCGAAGCTTGCTTTGTTTTTTATGTCTACGCTGTCAATTCTTATGCTCACGTTGGAGGCGTAGTAGTTCACCATTTGGGCACAGGCAGCAGCAAACAGGGCAGCAAGGAGTACGGGCAGCAGTTTTCTAATCATGTCTCACCTTTTACGATGAGAGTATAATATTATTTAAAACACGAAGAGGAAAGGGGAAAATGCCGCTTTTCTATCAGAGCGGCACCGGATGTGAATGTCAGATCTTCCCGCCTGTTTTGTCGGAAATCTTCTGCCACTCTATGTTCAGAAGCGCCTGAAAGTCAGACATTTCGGCAAGATACTGTGTGTCTATGAAGTATGATTTTTCTGAGGAGGAGTTTTCTGATTCGTATTTCTCTTTGACGCCGGAGGTCATGGCAAAGGATGATTTTCCGAATTCAATCGGGTATTCCCTCTCTATTTTATAACTGTCCAGAAGAGTGTCTATCTCAAGCTCTATTCTTACAGTGTTTTTAACTGAATCCACATACTGAACACCTTCCGCCCTGACAATGCTGAGATCACCGGAGTATATGCCCGAAAGCCTGTATGTTCCGTGAAAGCTGTCCGAAACGCTTGCCGAAACAGGTGTTGTTCCCGCTTCGGTGGAGTGAAGGGCGGAGACGTTGTTTCCGCTTCCGCATGATACTGTTAATAAAATAAGAAAAAACACTGACGTTAAATGGGAAGAAACTCTCAGCACCTGACCTTCACCTGTGCGCATAGTATATTGTATGTATCCGTTTAAATTTCGACAGAAAAAGTGAAAACTTCACTTTTTTCTGCAAAGCGCGGATAAATACTTACACTACTTTGAAGCGATTTACAACTCTGTATTGATCTTCGGACTGCCTTTGAAGATCGCTTACCGTGTGGGAGATCTCCGAAAGAGCTATGCTGCTCTGCTCCAAACCGGATGAAATCATCTGAACATTGTCATTAACTGAATTTACCGCATCGCTTTCTTCATTCACTGCGCTGCTGATGGCGCTGTTGTTCAGAGATATATCCTTCACAGAAATCATAATCTGTTCAAATATTTCGCCTGTTTCCGAAATTGCCGTGACGCCCTTGCTTACTGCGCCGACCGCTTTGTTCATGTTCGTCGACGCGTTTTCCGTTTCTTTTCTGAGGGTGGAGATTATGCCTCCGACTTCGCCTGTGGCATTCTGTGTGCGTTCTGCGAGCTTGCGCACCTCATCCGCGACAACAGCGAATCCTCTGCCCGCTTCACCTGCCCTTGCCGCTTCAATTGCGGCGTTGAGCGCAAGGAGGTTGGTCTGATCGGCTATATCATTAATAACGTCGAGTATGGCGCCGATTCTTTCGGATGAATCGGTGAGCTCTTTTATGGTTTTTGCCATATCCTCCACACTGCTTTTAATGTCGGCTATGTCTTTCACTGCGGAGTCAAGTTTCTTTTTACCGTCGTCTGTGAGATGGTTAGCTTCCTGAGATCTCTGAAGAACCTCACCGACATTGACGGCTATTTCTTTCGAGGTTGCTGCCATCTCCTCCACTGACGCGGCTATGCTGGAGATCTGGGATGTCTGCTGGCTCATGGTGTTTGAAAGCTCCTCTGTAGAGGCGGCAAGCTCGCTGGAGCCGGCGGATACGGATTCCGAAGACTGCTGTATGCTGTGAACCGTTTCACGTACTTTTGCTATAAACGTGTTTATGTAGTCCGCCAGAATCTTTGTTTCGTCATAGGCGTCCACTCGGATCTCTTTTGTGAGGTCGCCTTCTCCCTCCGCAAGATCTTTGGCGGTAAATGTTATAGTTTTGACAGACTTGATTATGGAGGTTGAGACGAGAAGGGTAATAATTGTGTTAATTGTTATTATGAAAAGCATTATGAATAAGCTGCTGATTACGGATGCCTTGCTGATTGACGCTGCGGAAGCGGATGTTTTATCAACATCAGCGTTTATTCCGCTGAGTATCTCATTAATCTGATCGTCAATGGCGGAGCTGGTGTCGTCAATTATGTTGTCGAATGCTCCGAAAACAGAGCTGTCAGCCCTGTCCTCCACCGCCGTGATCAGATCGGTGCTCACCAGCGCATAAAGCTTGTCAAACTGCTTGTATATCTCCTCAAATTTTGCCAGAACGGTTTCATCGGTTATCATCTCTTTGATTGCTTTTTTACCGGTCTGATAATCGTTAAGGATGTCTGCCAGCTCCTGCTTTCTTTCTTCGTCCACGAAGCCGTCTATCCTGTCGACTATCATGTCCATTGCGACCAGATTCAGCTTAAGGTTTGCCATTTCCAGATTTCTGACTGCAGTTGATTTATCAAATGAGATACCCTGCTCCGAAGCAAGACCGTTGAGTTTTCTTATGGTAAGATTATTATAAAAACCGAGTACTAAAAAAAGAACGCTGCCGACAATGAGTATTGCCATTATTTTTTTTCTGATGGTAAGGTTTCTCATTTTTTCACCGTTTTTTTTAATTTAATATTTGGTTAATTTCTTTAAACCTCATTTTATTCGATTAATGATACTTAAAAACGTTGATAAATGAAACATAATTATTTTATTGTACTGAAAAAGAGGAAAACTTTTTTGAGAAATACACTTCAGGGTGCAGGACAGTGGCGAAAAACTTATTGAAAATACTGGGTTTTATTTTTGTTAACACGTTCCTTTTCCGATGGTTTTTTGAAAGCCTAGGCGGTTGGCTCTACGAGAGTATAGCCAATAGAAATATATTGCGTATCATAGCCTTTTCATTCGCTGCCGCAGTTGTTATTGTGCTTGTAATCAAGTTCGGTTTTACAGCGGAAAAAAGCGGGTGGTAATGCTTGCTTTTTTCTGAATGATGTATAATATATTCAAAAAAATATATATTAAGGAGGCGGAATGAAGAAGATAATTGTTCCCATTGCTGTTCTGACTGCGGTTGCTGTTATAATGGTTCTTTCGCTTAAAACCGGAAAAGACGGCGGGCTTACCCTTGCCATGCTTCAGGCGGAGGCAGCGGAAAACGGCAGAGCGCTCGTGGTGCAGTTCAGTTCCGACGGCTGTATAACATGCAGGAAAATGAAGCCGGCTCTTGAGAAAATCGAAGCGGAAGGCGGCGAGAGATACTATGTCAAGGTGATTGACGTGGATGTCAATTCCGGCATAGCCATTGAGCTGGGCATAACCGCCGTTCCGGTGCAGCTTTTCATCTCCGATAACGGCGAAATTATGGAAAGACACCTCGGCTATCTTTCCTACAAGGATTTTACCGATATTTTCGCGGAGCACTCCATATAATAAAACACCTGAGCCGCCTTTCGGGGCGGTTTTTTCCTTATGTAAAATTTGTAATTAAGATTCCATTTAATTCCGAAAAAGTTTAGTATATTAAAAAATAAAGCGGTTTTAGCTGCCGTGCTCTTTTTGACTGCGCCTGAGCCGCTCAAAAGCATTTACAAAATTTGTTTTCATTAATATCTTTATAACGATATTGCAAATAAAAGCTGAAGGTTTATTTCAATGGAAAAAGTAATACTTGTCGTTGACGATGACCCTGAAATACTGGAAATAATCAGGCTTCTGCTTTCCCTTGAAAAATATACAGTACTGACAGCCTCCACGGGGATGGAAGGTATAGCGAAGGCAAGGGGAAACAACATTGACCTCATTGTTCTTGATCTGAATCTGCCGGATGTGGACGGTCAGCAGATATGCAGACTGGTCAGAAAGGAGAAAGATGTTCCGATCCTTATTCTCTCCGCCAGAGATAATGTTTCCGACAAGGTTATCTGTCTTGAATACGGCGCGGACGACTACCTGACCAAGCCTTTTGAAAATATCGAACTTACAGCAAGAATCAAGGCAATTCTCCGCAGAACAGAACCCTCCGCCGAAGCATGTCAGGAAGGAGTCATTCAGTTTTTTCATATCTCAATAGATCAATGTGACCGCACAGTGCACATCGGCGGGGAAAAAATCAACATAACTCCCAAGGAGTTTGAGCTTCTTATGTACTTTTATGATAAGAGAGGGCAGGTGCTCTCCAGAGACGAGATAGTTAAGGACATATGGGGGAAAAACACAGTGTACTCATGGTCACGAAGCCTTGATGTGCATGTAAAAAACCTCCGCCAGAAGATAGAGACGAACCCGAAAAATCCGGACATTATTAAAACCGTTTCAGGTGTGGGCTATAAAGTGAAAAAATGAGACTTACTCTCAAGCTGATTACCAATATTGTGATTGTAACAGTAATATTTGTGGTGCTTTCCACAATGTTCCTCTGGCAGCGTCAGAAGGAGCTTATAATCGAACAGGCGCATATTCAGGCAAAAACTCTGTTCGAGATGATAATCATCACCCGTCAGTGGGTGGCGGAGAACAGGAACGATGTGCGCCCCGTGCCTGCCGTTGTGACCAAAGAGCTTTCCAAATACGCGGGTGTTATGTCCCGTTTCAGGTTTCATATAACCAGCACAAGCCTTATCAACCCGGAGAATGCTCCGGATGAGTTTGAAAAACGTGCCCTCACTGCTTTAAGCTCAGGGCAGAAGGAATATGATGAAACCATTGAAGAGGGTAAATCGAAAATATACAGATACATGGCTCCGCTTTACATCAACGAAGCATGTCTTGAGTGCCACATCTATCAAGGCTACACCGTGGGCGATCTGCGCGGCGGCATATCCATTGCCGTTCCTCTGGATGAGATAGAAGCCTCCATAGACCGCAACAACCGTTTTTTTTACATGGCAGGCATAGTGACATTTCTAGGGATAGTTATCACCATAAGTATTCTTGTCCGCAAGCTTGTGCTTAAGAAGCTGGATATACTTGCGGACGCCGCCTCTGCTTTCAAATCCGGCGATTATACAAAAAGCGTTGATATTGACACGGATGACGAAATAGAAGAACTCGCCGAAACCTTCAACCATATGCGGGAAAGCATTCTTCAGAACGAAGACAACCTCAAGCGCAGGCTTAAGGATGTGACGGGCAAGTACGTTATGCTTGTGAACGAGCTTGAGCATAAAAACGAGGAGCTTCGCTCCGTCAACTCTTTCAAAACAGAGATTCTGGATTCCATTTCACACGAGATCAGGACACCTCTCACAAAAATCCTTGCCTATAGCGAGCTTTTGCAGAAGCCTGAGCTTGAGAACGATCCGGAGCTCAGATATAAATCTGCGGAAACCATCAAGAAAAGCTCAAAGGCTCTCAACAGGCTTTTTAACGAGATAATAACCCTCAGCAGGCTTGAGCATAAACAGCATGACTACCATTTTGCTCCGGTGAGGATAGCGTCCATGTTTGAGGAAACGCTTGCCTTCTTTGAGCAGGATATAAAGGAGAAAAAGCTTAAACTCAGTGCGGATATTCAGGAAGACCTTGTGGTGTGTGTGGATGCGGATGTGTTTAAGTATCTGATAGATAACCTTCTCTCAAACGCAATCAAGTTCAACAGACAGGAAGGGGAGCTCAGTGTAAGGGCTTTCAGAAGGGATGAGGCGACATATTTCACTGTGAGAGACACAGGCTGCGGAATTCCTGTTCATGAGATGGAGAATGTGAAAAAACGCTTCTACAGAGCCAGCAACGTCAAAAAGGATTACCCCGGAACAGGGCTGGGGCTTTCAATAGTTAACAGGGTGGTGCATGCCCACAAAGGCAGCATTGAGATCGAATCGGAGCTTGGAGTGTATACCGAGTTCAGGGTGATTCTGCCTGATTCCGCCTCACTCTGTGTGTGACACGGGACAATTTTGTGTTTTTTTGCATGGAATTTGAGAGCCTTCGCCCTTCTGTGAATCTCTTAAATGTTTATATATTTTTTGCTGAGTGTCCGTAGGGTGAGCTTTCGGTGTCCAGCATCATGTTCTCAAGCTCATACTTGGTCATCCAGCCGTTGTCAATATAGCTGGAGGCTGTTTGTGTAATATCGTACAGATATTCCATATAGTGCTCGCTTTCCTGAATCCTGTGACGCTCCACGATAAAAAAAGCATTTCCGCTTAAGGTTTGCGCTTCCCGCACAAAGCTTGCCTTTCCGTTCAGGCAGGCTGCTTCACGTCCGCATACGCAGTTCATGTAGTTTTTGCATTCGGTCTCAAATCCTCTGAAAATGAAGTGGCATTTATGTTTCCCGCAGGAGAATTCGCCGAAAATCCGGTGGGCGGATTCGTTCATGTAGATAAGTGTTCCGTCAGCGTCAAATATTATAACGGGGTAGGTGTGCCTGTTATACGAGCTGTAATCGACTTTCATATCCGCCTCAATACTGTACTTAGTTGAAAATATATCACCATGAAATGAAAAAATCGTGAAAAGAATTGCGGTAATTGACAGACAAGTAATAGATGAATCTAATAATGCTTCATAAGCCTTTGGTAGTGAACTTTAACTACGAATGGTAAAAATATCGGAAATAATCATTTTTATGTTACAGGAAATATGGATATTTGAGAAGAAAGGTGAAAACGGAGTGCTGCGCAGGTTAAACTTATGCTTTAGAGCTAAAGAGTTATACAAAAAGGCGACGCCCGGAATCGAACCGGGGTGCAAGGCTTTGCAGGCCTCTGCCTAACCACTCGGCCACGTCGCCATTTAGATAAAAAAAAGAGCGGGTGACCGGGCTCGAACCGGCGACCTCAACCTTGGCAAGGTTGCGCTCTACCAACTGAGCTACACCCGCAACGGGAAGATATATATACCTTTGTGAGTTTGGTTTGTCAATAAGTAGTTTTCATTTTTTTTTAAATTTTTTTGTAAGTTATATCAGGATCTTCCTGACTTTTGCAGTGTAGTCTTCAAGGCGGCTTATATTGCGCATCACAGAGTTTTTATCCCCCAGTTTCGCACTCTCTTCTATGGCTCTGCCCAGCTCGGTGATGATCTCGAAGCCGTAGCTTGCCCCTGTGCCCTTGATGCTGTGGGCTATGAAGCCTGCTTTCTCGAAATCGTCTCTTTCCGCTGCTTTGCGCATTTCCGCCACTTCCTCAGCCTTACGGCTTATGTAGGCGGGCACAAGGTCAGCAAGATCCGGGTCTATGCTTATCCTGAGATCCTCTTCATCAGCGCTTTTGATAATATCAGGGAAAACGGAGTTAAAGAAGTCCTCCAAATCCTTTTTCTTGAAAGGCTTGCTGAAATGACCGTCATAAAGCCCCTGCGGGAAGCCTGTCTCCCCGGGCAGGTTTGCTGAAAAGCTGAATAACGGTGTCTGCTCTCCGCGTTTTCTTTGGATTCGTCTTATTGCCTCCGCAGACTCGTCTCCGCTCATAACTGGCATGCGTCTGTCCATAAGAACCAGATGGAAACTGCCGTTTTTATATTTATCCAGCGCATCCTGCCCATCCTCGGCAAAGGTGATTTTGACGGGGATATTTTTGGTGTACATTTTTATGAGGTTTTTATTATCTTCCGAATCTTCGGCTATGAGAACCGACGGATTGGCAGTGCGTATTGAGAACTGCTTCTGCTCTGCCGTTTTTTCCTCATCCGCTGCTGCGAATATTACTGAAAAATAGAAGGAGCTGCCCTTGCCCGGTGTGCTGACGGCGTATATTTCTCCTCCCATCATTTTTACCAGCTTTCTGCATATGGCAAGTCCCAGACCGGAGCCGCCGTATTTTCTGGACATGGATTGATCCGCCTGAGTGAATTCATCGAATATTTTTTCAATATTCTCTTTGCTTATACCCATTCCGGTGTCTGTAACCTCGACATTCAGAATCAGGCTGCCGTTTTCTTTCCGTGCGTCCGCCTTTATTGTTATGCTGCCCGTATGAGTGAATTTTATGGCGTTTCCTATGAGATTTGAGAGAATCTGCCGGAGCCTGTGGCGGTCGCCCTTCACGTGCTCCGGTACGCTTTCATCCAGAAACATGTACAGGTTCAGACCCTTTTCCGATGCGGCATATGAGAAAAAATCAGTTGTTACGCCAAACACTTCCCGCAGGCTGAAGTTTTCGCTTTCCAGTTCCATTTTTCCCGTATCAAGCTTGGAGAGATCCAGAAGATCATTCAGTATCCCCATAAGGTTTTCCGCGGCTCCGGCTATGCTTTGCAGCTTGCTCAGCCTTCCTTTGTCCGTTTCATCGGTTTTGAGTATGTCGACCATGCCGATTACAACATTCATCGGCGTGCGTATTTCATGGCTCATCACCGCCATGAAAGCTGTTTTTGCCTTGCTTGCCTCTTCCGCTGCCTGTTTTGCGCTTATGAGCTCAAGCTCGTCCTTCTTTCTCTCGCTTATGTCCCTGATTACTCCGGTGAAGAATACTTCACCGTCTATCATGGAAGCGCTTACCGCCATCTCAATTGGGAAGAGAGTACCGTCGGCGTGCACACCCTCTATGTCTCTTATTATGCCTATGACCGATGACCGTTTGTCGAAATCAAAGGAATCAAGCTTTTGCTGGTGTCCCAGCGCCGCCTGATGAGGCATGAGAATATTGATGCTTTTGCCCAGAAGCTCTTCTTCCGTGTATCCGAACATTTTTTCTGCGGCAGGGTTAAATACGGTAATACTTCCGTCCTGTTTGATAATAACTATCGCATCAACAACGGTTTCCAGAATTCCCCTAATCTTGGCGCTCTCTTCCTCAGCCAGTTTTTTGGCTTTTTCCAGATCATCCAGAAGAACTGTCAGCTCTGTGTGGCTGCTCTGCACCGAGAGCGACATGGCGTTGAATGTTTCGGAAACGGCGGCGAGTTCGTCACTGCCGTCTGCGGTTACGGTGACCCCAAGCTCTCCGGCGGTTATGCGGGCGGATGCTTCGGCTATTCGGTATATCTGTCTGGTGAGGATGTGAGCGAGAATATATGAAAAAATCAGCGTGGTGAAGACCTGTATGGCGGCGAGGATAAACATTTCTTTCAGCGTTTCGGATATGAAGCTGGTGTATGTTCCGGTGGCGATGCCGATTTCAACTCTGCCTATGTAGTATTCTCCGCTGTAGAGATCGGCCGATTTGTCGAAAGAGCCGTCATCAGCGCCGCCGACTTTTGTATCGTCCGTAAAAGGTGCGGAGATGAACTCCTCTTTTCCGTTCTGCGCTATGGTGGAGCCGATTTCATTCTTCACACGGGCGTAAGCTATCTCTTCATGGCTTGAGAGGCTTTTGGTGAGGCTGTCCAGCAGGGCGTAATCATTAACGAGTATAGCCTCCTGTGCTGAGGCGCCCAGAAGGTTTACAGCCGTTTCCGCCCGCAGAAGAATTTCCCTCTCTCCGTAGGCTTTAAGAAACCCGATGCTGACAGAAAGAGCCGCAGCGGTGGTAAGAAGCTGGATAAGGACGGCTCCGAGAGCTATTTTCAGTTTGAAGGACATGTTCAGTCTGCCGAAAATCATTTATCCTCCGGAATTATAAATAACGAGATGCCTAGTTTTTTCATTGCTGCCTTAGTTTCGGAGTGCCTGTGCATATCCGTGAATATTTTTCTGAGATATTCCGCAGTCTCCTCCCCTATGCGTTCGGATACCCCTATTACATAGGATTCGTATTCATCAGTTACGAAAACAGTCTTCAGACTTTCGTCATTCTCGTAAAATCCGCCGAGTACCGAACCCGCCGGATAGAGCTGTTTTTTTGTGCCTATCACCACAGAGGTTACAGAGTTGAGATAAACCGGTTTAAAGCTGATGCCGTGGTCTGAAAGGATTTTCTGCATAACCACTGAGGAAGCGTGCTCGTCCGGCGAGGCGAAGGCTATATGCTTGTTATCTAAGTCTTTCAGCGAATTGATGCCGCTGTTAACGTGTGTTATCACTGCTCCGGACAGGTTTTTTTCAAAAGGAACGGCAATTGCCCTGTAGCGTTTCCTGACTTTTTCATACTGACTGGCTGTCATGAAGGCTATATCGTATTTAGCTGAAAACAGACCGGACTCAAAATCCTGCGTTGAGCGTTCGGTTCTGATAATGATTCCCGTATCGGCATTTTCAGCATAAACGGCGAACGAACCCCATATTTCAAGGGTTTCCGATGCGGAGTAGAGCGGAACTATACCGAAAACAATACTTGTTTTATCGGCAAAGGCTGTGCTACAAATAAAAAGCGAAAGCATAATTATTAAATATTTCATAGACTGCCTGAAAATATATTTTCTGCCGTATTATACATTGTGTAATGATTTATTGTAAACGCGGCACTCAGTTTTTTATCCGCAGG is a genomic window of Geovibrio thiophilus containing:
- a CDS encoding YjfB family protein, with translation MDLTSLASSFSQMKQSEYAMQASVTVAKKALDVQESQGAAALKLIQSAELPKNSGGEKGNFFDVIA
- a CDS encoding LEA type 2 family protein, yielding MIRKLLPVLLAALFAAACAQMVNYYASNVSIRIDSVDIKNKASFDKVDLNIDLSIKNDNLFPVYITGFTYNVLMGKAIIASGKNPDNESFMIKEKNTGNLSFSMTIYPRRAGQEFIKAYLAEDAEMKIYGKVYATSDMGNFSFNYSHTHKLKK
- a CDS encoding methyl-accepting chemotaxis protein gives rise to the protein MRNLTIRKKIMAILIVGSVLFLVLGFYNNLTIRKLNGLASEQGISFDKSTAVRNLEMANLKLNLVAMDMIVDRIDGFVDEERKQELADILNDYQTGKKAIKEMITDETVLAKFEEIYKQFDKLYALVSTDLITAVEDRADSSVFGAFDNIIDDTSSAIDDQINEILSGINADVDKTSASAASISKASVISSLFIMLFIITINTIITLLVSTSIIKSVKTITFTAKDLAEGEGDLTKEIRVDAYDETKILADYINTFIAKVRETVHSIQQSSESVSAGSSELAASTEELSNTMSQQTSQISSIAASVEEMAATSKEIAVNVGEVLQRSQEANHLTDDGKKKLDSAVKDIADIKSSVEDMAKTIKELTDSSERIGAILDVINDIADQTNLLALNAAIEAARAGEAGRGFAVVADEVRKLAERTQNATGEVGGIISTLRKETENASTNMNKAVGAVSKGVTAISETGEIFEQIMISVKDISLNNSAISSAVNEESDAVNSVNDNVQMISSGLEQSSIALSEISHTVSDLQRQSEDQYRVVNRFKVV
- a CDS encoding thioredoxin family protein; its protein translation is MKKIIVPIAVLTAVAVIMVLSLKTGKDGGLTLAMLQAEAAENGRALVVQFSSDGCITCRKMKPALEKIEAEGGERYYVKVIDVDVNSGIAIELGITAVPVQLFISDNGEIMERHLGYLSYKDFTDIFAEHSI
- a CDS encoding response regulator transcription factor; this encodes MEKVILVVDDDPEILEIIRLLLSLEKYTVLTASTGMEGIAKARGNNIDLIVLDLNLPDVDGQQICRLVRKEKDVPILILSARDNVSDKVICLEYGADDYLTKPFENIELTARIKAILRRTEPSAEACQEGVIQFFHISIDQCDRTVHIGGEKINITPKEFELLMYFYDKRGQVLSRDEIVKDIWGKNTVYSWSRSLDVHVKNLRQKIETNPKNPDIIKTVSGVGYKVKK
- a CDS encoding ATP-binding protein: MRLTLKLITNIVIVTVIFVVLSTMFLWQRQKELIIEQAHIQAKTLFEMIIITRQWVAENRNDVRPVPAVVTKELSKYAGVMSRFRFHITSTSLINPENAPDEFEKRALTALSSGQKEYDETIEEGKSKIYRYMAPLYINEACLECHIYQGYTVGDLRGGISIAVPLDEIEASIDRNNRFFYMAGIVTFLGIVITISILVRKLVLKKLDILADAASAFKSGDYTKSVDIDTDDEIEELAETFNHMRESILQNEDNLKRRLKDVTGKYVMLVNELEHKNEELRSVNSFKTEILDSISHEIRTPLTKILAYSELLQKPELENDPELRYKSAETIKKSSKALNRLFNEIITLSRLEHKQHDYHFAPVRIASMFEETLAFFEQDIKEKKLKLSADIQEDLVVCVDADVFKYLIDNLLSNAIKFNRQEGELSVRAFRRDEATYFTVRDTGCGIPVHEMENVKKRFYRASNVKKDYPGTGLGLSIVNRVVHAHKGSIEIESELGVYTEFRVILPDSASLCV
- a CDS encoding PAS domain-containing protein; its protein translation is MKVDYSSYNRHTYPVIIFDADGTLIYMNESAHRIFGEFSCGKHKCHFIFRGFETECKNYMNCVCGREAACLNGKASFVREAQTLSGNAFFIVERHRIQESEHYMEYLYDITQTASSYIDNGWMTKYELENMMLDTESSPYGHSAKNI
- a CDS encoding ATP-binding protein; the protein is MIFGRLNMSFKLKIALGAVLIQLLTTAAALSVSIGFLKAYGEREILLRAETAVNLLGASAQEAILVNDYALLDSLTKSLSSHEEIAYARVKNEIGSTIAQNGKEEFISAPFTDDTKVGGADDGSFDKSADLYSGEYYIGRVEIGIATGTYTSFISETLKEMFILAAIQVFTTLIFSYILAHILTRQIYRIAEASARITAGELGVTVTADGSDELAAVSETFNAMSLSVQSSHTELTVLLDDLEKAKKLAEEESAKIRGILETVVDAIVIIKQDGSITVFNPAAEKMFGYTEEELLGKSINILMPHQAALGHQQKLDSFDFDKRSSVIGIIRDIEGVHADGTLFPIEMAVSASMIDGEVFFTGVIRDISERKKDELELISAKQAAEEASKAKTAFMAVMSHEIRTPMNVVIGMVDILKTDETDKGRLSKLQSIAGAAENLMGILNDLLDLSKLDTGKMELESENFSLREVFGVTTDFFSYAASEKGLNLYMFLDESVPEHVKGDRHRLRQILSNLIGNAIKFTHTGSITIKADARKENGSLILNVEVTDTGMGISKENIEKIFDEFTQADQSMSRKYGGSGLGLAICRKLVKMMGGEIYAVSTPGKGSSFYFSVIFAAADEEKTAEQKQFSIRTANPSVLIAEDSEDNKNLIKMYTKNIPVKITFAEDGQDALDKYKNGSFHLVLMDRRMPVMSGDESAEAIRRIQRKRGEQTPLFSFSANLPGETGFPQGLYDGHFSKPFKKKDLEDFFNSVFPDIIKSADEEDLRISIDPDLADLVPAYISRKAEEVAEMRKAAERDDFEKAGFIAHSIKGTGASYGFEIITELGRAIEESAKLGDKNSVMRNISRLEDYTAKVRKILI
- a CDS encoding PhnD/SsuA/transferrin family substrate-binding protein, whose protein sequence is MKYLIIMLSLFICSTAFADKTSIVFGIVPLYSASETLEIWGSFAVYAENADTGIIIRTERSTQDFESGLFSAKYDIAFMTASQYEKVRKRYRAIAVPFEKNLSGAVITHVNSGINSLKDLDNKHIAFASPDEHASSVVMQKILSDHGISFKPVYLNSVTSVVIGTKKQLYPAGSVLGGFYENDESLKTVFVTDEYESYVIGVSERIGEETAEYLRKIFTDMHRHSETKAAMKKLGISLFIIPEDK